One genomic segment of Arthrobacter sp. NicSoilB8 includes these proteins:
- a CDS encoding class I SAM-dependent methyltransferase has product MSVDGMALPVWKHSRPGGTGYPTDAEAWNLWYTENDLSWAPASSSVRAMLNGLAPGRALDLGAGDGRNAVWLAGRGWHVTAMDFSAAALDIGRGRAFAEGVTDLIAWSVADVTTCAPARGSLDLVLAAFLQLPGPDLERVIARTAPGLAPGGLFLYIGHDPADARESASGPRNAAALHDGARVAGWARASGLQVETAETRSRPVPGSRRPALDCVVLARSPAAPAQSPPTAS; this is encoded by the coding sequence ATGAGCGTGGACGGCATGGCGCTTCCGGTGTGGAAGCACTCCAGGCCCGGAGGGACCGGGTACCCCACGGACGCGGAAGCCTGGAACCTCTGGTACACCGAGAACGACCTCAGCTGGGCGCCGGCAAGCTCCTCGGTCCGCGCCATGCTGAACGGGCTTGCTCCCGGACGGGCCCTGGATCTGGGGGCCGGCGACGGCCGCAACGCCGTGTGGCTCGCCGGACGCGGCTGGCACGTGACAGCCATGGACTTTTCCGCCGCAGCGCTGGATATCGGGCGCGGGCGCGCCTTCGCCGAAGGCGTCACGGACCTGATCGCCTGGTCCGTCGCCGACGTCACCACCTGCGCCCCGGCACGCGGAAGCCTGGACCTTGTTCTGGCCGCCTTCCTCCAGCTGCCCGGCCCCGACCTCGAACGCGTCATCGCCCGCACGGCCCCGGGCCTGGCCCCCGGCGGGCTGTTCCTGTACATCGGCCATGACCCGGCGGACGCCCGCGAAAGCGCCTCCGGGCCACGGAACGCCGCCGCGCTGCATGACGGCGCCCGTGTGGCCGGCTGGGCCAGAGCGTCCGGGCTGCAGGTTGAAACGGCCGAGACCCGGTCCCGTCCCGTTCCCGGTTCCCGCCGCCCAGCGCTGGACTGCGTCGTTCTGGCCCGCAGCCCGGCCGCTCCTGCACAGTCCCCGCCTACGGCATCGTAA